The Chitinophaga lutea genome contains the following window.
TCCTGTCTTCAAACAGGATGTCAAGAAAATCGGACTTAAGGATTTTAGCTGAATCCATTGTTAATTGTTTATAGATGGATGCAAAAAAATTAGTTTTTCCATACTACTGGATCCCGTTGGAGGTCTCAGTAGTTTTGATCCATTGCTTGTCCTGGTCGCTGATATCCACCGTTGCATAGCGCTGGATACGGTTGATTGCCATTTCATCCAATAAATCTACAAAGTTCTTGTATGTGGAGCCGTCATCAGCTTTGATGATCACCACCACATCTTCGGGCTCTCCTTTTGAGTTCCTGAATTTGGACACTTCATCGCGTTTTTTGATAATCACGTCACGGATGCCGTTCGTGTTGGCAAAAGTTGTCGCTTTGAAGAAGTCCGGATTACTGGAGGCATTGGGGTCTTGCGCCAATCCCTCGTAGTAATAAACCTGGTCTTTCTTGCCTAACAGGATAGTGAGAGCGGTGCTTTCCTTCACTTTGTTCTGCTCTTCCTCTTTCTCAGTATCCTTGGGCATCACCAGATCCATCGTCTTGGGCTTAGACATAGTGGTGGTGAGCATGAAGAAGGTAATCAGGAGAAAACCCAAATCCACCATCGGGGTCATGTCAACACGGGTCGAAAGCTTTTTGGATTTCGTTCCCTGGTGTTTCTTACCACCGCCACTACTGCTGGTATCCATTTCAGCCATGGTAGCATTTCTTTTTTTGTTGAAACAATTGTACTAACGGTCCCCCCGTTACTACTTTTTCTTAGACTGGGACTGCTGCTGTTCTTCGTAAATCGCAGCGGCAGAGCCTGCCGGTTTTGCTTCCAGGTTCGTTACCAGGTTCAGTTTCTGGATCTTCTTGTCCTTGAAAGTGTCCAGAACCTTTTTGATCACCGGATAAGGAACGTCGTTGTCCGCCTGGATGCAATACTTCAGTTTGCTCATCCCACCGCCTGCGGCACCTTGTGCTGCGCGGGCGTATTCGATCCAGATCCCCAGTTCGTTATTGGCAGAGTCCATCGGAATGCCTTTTTCGATATTGGAAGATTTACGCTGGTCGGCACTCATGTTCAATACCTGTTTCAGGTTCTTGAAGTCCGTACCAACGCTGGAACCAACTATGAAGTTATTGATCTCTTTTTTCTCCAGCCCCAGTTTGAAGTTGGTGTTGAGATCTTCTATGAGCTGCCTTCTTTTAGGCTGACCGTCCATGCTAAAAAACACCCTGCCGTCCTTTGCTACCGTCAGCAGAATAACATCGGAATCAGGCAATAACTGGGTATTGATAGAAGACGGAGTAACCACCGCTACCGGCTCGTCCGGTTTGAACTTGGTCGCCAGCATGAAGAAAGTCAGCAACAGGAACGCCACGTCGCACATCGCCGTCATGTCGATGTTCGTGCTTTTCCTGGGCATTTTTACTTTTGGCATACTTACTCCTTTTTAATTTGGTTCACTTATAAGATTCAATTCTGCACTAATTCCACAGATAATTTACGAAAATTATTTGTGATTTGCAGCGAAGCTCTGCGTTAAAGTAAAACCAGACTCGTCGATCGCGTAAGTGATGCTGTCGATATTGGTAGTGAAGTAGTTATACATGATGATTGCCACAGCGGAAGTACCGATACCCAGTGCCGTGTTGATCAGCGCCTCGGAGATACCAAGAGCCAGCTGGGCAGAATCGGGTGCACCACCGGAAGACATCGCCGCGAACGCCTTGATCATACCCAGTACCGTACCGAACAGACCCAGCAGGGTAGCTACGGAAGCAATGGTAGACAGGAACACGAGGTTTTTCTCCATCATCGGCAGTTCCAGCGCAGTGGTTTCTTCGATTTCGTTTTTGATGGACAGGATTTTCTGGTCGGTATCCAGCTCGGTGTTACCGATCATTTCCTTGTATTTTTTCAGGCCGGCTTTGATTACGTTACCTACGGAGCCTTTCTGTTTGTCGCACTCAGCCAGGGCCGCGTCAACATTCTTGTTAGCCAGGTGGTACTGTACTTTACGTACCAGCTCAGCGCCGCTGAACTTACCTTTGGCTTTTGCCAGATACAGGAAACGCTCGATTACGAAAGTCAGACAGATCAACAATACTGAGATCAGAATCGGTACGATGAGACCTCCTTTGTAAACAGTACCGAACCATTTGCCGATACCTTCCTCAACAGGGTGATTGTCAGGATTGCCGCCCTGGAAGTTGTCAGGATTACCCAATACGAGATAGAAAAATACATAAGCAATGGCGATGCAAATGGGCACAGCCAGCAAAGCAAACAAGTTGGACGACTTTTTTGCCTGATGTGAAGAGGTTTTGGCAGCAGCTGCAGTCACAGTTGTTTTAGTCTCAGCCATGTTGATTGAATTTTAGTGTTAAAAATTAAACTGTTTGTTTGTTAGTAATAAGATTTAGATCGATTGTCTGTTCCAAATTCACGCCCTTAGCGGCTCATAACCAGTGATTCGCAAAGTTATAAGCCTAACTCAAAAAAACAAGTGTCACCCAAAAAATTTAACCAACCCTTCAAAAGCCCCACCTGTGGGGCTTTTCCATCTTCACATTTTGTTGAGCAAACACTTAAATAAACAAAAAGAATAATATTGTTCTAACTGTCCTCTCCAACTTTGTAGTCCGTGGCAACCGAAATCGATTGATTTTTTTTCAAAGTTGGACGCACAATTTAAGAAAATTTTCAAATGTTCCAACTAAATTTTTAAAATTCAGTTTCCCTCCTGCTACCAGCTCATTTGAGCAATTTACGGCTTTTTATTTCCGCTCTTAACATCTTTTGGCGCATTTATGGATTTTAACGATTTTTTATCAACCTTTCCCCTTTCTTTGCCGCAACTAAAATCTGTCAAAATCAAATAAACCAACACTATTCCCATGCATTTACAGCGCAAATTTACCCATGCTGTTGCGGGTGTGTTATGTGCAACCTGTTTGCTCACAACCGCTGCAGCCACTGCCCAGCGTAAGAAAAAGGATAAGAATCCCGTACCTGCCGCCGCCCCTGCCAAAGATACCACCGCCCGCCCGCCCATGGCCGGCCCCGGCGGCCCTCCGAAAGCAGCTCCGAAAAAGTTTGCTGAGATCATCACCCCCAAAGCGAAAGCGGACTCGGGGATGTTCAACGTCTACAAACAGGACGATAAATTTTTCGTGGAAATACCGGATAACCTCCTCGGCCGAGACATCCTCGTGGTGAGCCGTATGTCCAAAGCCGCCGCAGGCATGCGCGTGGGCATGTTCGGATTCGGCGGCGACCAGATCAACGAAAACGTGATCCGCTTCGAGAAAGGCCCGAACAACCGCATCTTCCTCAAAAACATCTCCTTCGCGGAAAGATCGAAAGACTCCACCCAGCCGATGTATGTTTCCGTGATGAACTCCAACATCCAGCCGATCGTGGCGTCGTTCGACGTTAAAGCGTTCTCCAAAGGGAACAACGGTTCGGTACTGGATTTCACGGATTATATCAGCGGCGATAACGACATCCTGTTCTTCGACGCAAGCCTCAAATCGCAGATCAAACTGGGCATGCCGCAGGCGGATAAATCTTACATCCAGGACGTGAAGTCGTACCCGGAAAACATCGAGATCAAAACGGTGAAAACCTACACCAAAAGCGGCTCTTCCCCGATGCCGGGCATGCCCCCCACCGGCGGCGGCTTCGCTACCGTGGAACTGAACAGCTCCCTGGTGCTGCTGCCCCTGGTGCCCATGCAGCCGCGCTACTTCGACCCGCGTGTGGGTTTCTTCGCCACCAGCCTCACCGACTTCGATGCTGACCCACAAAGCGTGAAACGCCTCACCATGATCACCCGCTGGCGCCTGGAGCCGAAGCCGGAAGACATGGAGAAATTCCGCAAAGGCGAACTGGTGGAACCCAAAAAACCGATCGTCTTCTACATCGACCCGGCTACCCCGGCGAAATGGCGTAAATACCTCATCCAGGGTGTGAACGACTGGCAATCGGCCTTCGAACAGGCGGGCTTCAAAAACGCCATCTACGCCAAGATGGCCCCCACCCCTGCGGAAGACTCCACCTGGAGCCTGGAAGACGCTCGCTTCTCGGCCATCGTGTACAAACCCTCCGAAGTGCCCAACGCCTCCGGCCCGCACGTGCACGACCCGCGCTCCGGCGAGATCCTCGAAAGCCACATCAACTGGTATCATAACGTAATGCGCCTGCTGCGCAACTGGTACTTCATCCAGGCGTCCCCGAACGACGAACGCGCCCGTAAAATGCAGTTCGACGACGAACTGATGGGCGAGCTCATCCGCTTCGTATCGTCACACGAAGTAGGCCACACCCTCGGCCTGCGCCATAACTTCGGTTCCAGCTCCACCTACCCGGTTGAGAAACTGCGCGACAGGGAATGGGTGAAAAAGAACGGCCACGCCGCTTCCATCATGGACTACGCCCGCTTCAACTACGTGGCGCAGCCGGGAGACGGCATCACCGGCGCGGACCTTTACCCCCGCATCAACTACTACGACAAATGGGCCATCGAATGGGGTTACAAAGCCATTCCCGGCAAAGATGCGGACAGCGAAAGGGCTACCCTCAACCAGTGGACCATCAACCGCCTGCAGGATAAAAAATTCTGGTTCGGTACGGAAACCAATCCGGACGATCCCCGTTCACAGAACGAAGACCTTGGCGACAACGCCATGAAGGCCAGCGCTTACGGCGTTAAGAACCTCCAGCGCATCATGCCCAACCTCATGGCCTGGACCCGCCAGGACAATGAAGGCTACAGTACCCTGAGCGAGCTCTACAGCGAAGTGATCGGCCAGTATTCCCGCTACATGGGCCACGTGGCCAAAAACGTAGCCGGCATCTACGAAACGCCGAAAACCGTTGAGCAATCCGGCGCGGTGTACGAAACC
Protein-coding sequences here:
- a CDS encoding zinc-dependent metalloprotease, with the protein product MLTTAAATAQRKKKDKNPVPAAAPAKDTTARPPMAGPGGPPKAAPKKFAEIITPKAKADSGMFNVYKQDDKFFVEIPDNLLGRDILVVSRMSKAAAGMRVGMFGFGGDQINENVIRFEKGPNNRIFLKNISFAERSKDSTQPMYVSVMNSNIQPIVASFDVKAFSKGNNGSVLDFTDYISGDNDILFFDASLKSQIKLGMPQADKSYIQDVKSYPENIEIKTVKTYTKSGSSPMPGMPPTGGGFATVELNSSLVLLPLVPMQPRYFDPRVGFFATSLTDFDADPQSVKRLTMITRWRLEPKPEDMEKFRKGELVEPKKPIVFYIDPATPAKWRKYLIQGVNDWQSAFEQAGFKNAIYAKMAPTPAEDSTWSLEDARFSAIVYKPSEVPNASGPHVHDPRSGEILESHINWYHNVMRLLRNWYFIQASPNDERARKMQFDDELMGELIRFVSSHEVGHTLGLRHNFGSSSTYPVEKLRDREWVKKNGHAASIMDYARFNYVAQPGDGITGADLYPRINYYDKWAIEWGYKAIPGKDADSERATLNQWTINRLQDKKFWFGTETNPDDPRSQNEDLGDNAMKASAYGVKNLQRIMPNLMAWTRQDNEGYSTLSELYSEVIGQYSRYMGHVAKNVAGIYETPKTVEQSGAVYETVPKATQKEAVQFLQAQLFTTPTWLIDKDILTRINGNAATIILSRQEAVLGRLLSVGTLNKLVNAEALNSNTYTVTEYMSDLKKGVFSELSTRKPIDIYRRNLQKAYVTALGNLMKAPELPAGLPPAFASMFPNPTKSDVSSVGRAYLVSLRSEVRAAAAGAADAMSRYHLQDLAERITEQLEPKK
- a CDS encoding MotA/TolQ/ExbB proton channel family protein, with amino-acid sequence MAETKTTVTAAAAKTSSHQAKKSSNLFALLAVPICIAIAYVFFYLVLGNPDNFQGGNPDNHPVEEGIGKWFGTVYKGGLIVPILISVLLICLTFVIERFLYLAKAKGKFSGAELVRKVQYHLANKNVDAALAECDKQKGSVGNVIKAGLKKYKEMIGNTELDTDQKILSIKNEIEETTALELPMMEKNLVFLSTIASVATLLGLFGTVLGMIKAFAAMSSGGAPDSAQLALGISEALINTALGIGTSAVAIIMYNYFTTNIDSITYAIDESGFTLTQSFAANHK
- a CDS encoding ExbD/TolR family protein, whose translation is MPKVKMPRKSTNIDMTAMCDVAFLLLTFFMLATKFKPDEPVAVVTPSSINTQLLPDSDVILLTVAKDGRVFFSMDGQPKRRQLIEDLNTNFKLGLEKKEINNFIVGSSVGTDFKNLKQVLNMSADQRKSSNIEKGIPMDSANNELGIWIEYARAAQGAAGGGMSKLKYCIQADNDVPYPVIKKVLDTFKDKKIQKLNLVTNLEAKPAGSAAAIYEEQQQSQSKKK
- a CDS encoding ExbD/TolR family protein produces the protein MAEMDTSSSGGGKKHQGTKSKKLSTRVDMTPMVDLGFLLITFFMLTTTMSKPKTMDLVMPKDTEKEEEQNKVKESTALTILLGKKDQVYYYEGLAQDPNASSNPDFFKATTFANTNGIRDVIIKKRDEVSKFRNSKGEPEDVVVIIKADDGSTYKNFVDLLDEMAINRIQRYATVDISDQDKQWIKTTETSNGIQ